A stretch of DNA from Scomber scombrus chromosome 9, fScoSco1.1, whole genome shotgun sequence:
TCATTGTAAGATGAAACAAACTTAAAGTCACTGGTTCTAGAACCTGTTGTCAAGTAGGCGTCATAATTATAAGTGCTGCGTAAAGTTCCTGTGGGGTCAACATCTGCGTAATTAGGAGGGAGATAAGCGCTGGGGATGGCAACTGCTCCATCAAACAACAGCCTGGGCTTTCTCCTGCGACAAAACCTCACAcccaggatgatgatgatgaaggtcagAAAAAAGGTGGACACAGACACCAGAGCGATGATCAGATAAGAGGTCAGTTTCGAATTCTTCTCATCATAAGAAATATCCTTCAGTTCTGGGACCTCAGCCAAGTTATcagaaataagtaaatacatggaacaggtgacagagagagagggctgtCCGTTATCTTTCACTGCCACAATAAGGTTCTGTTTCATGCTGTCAGATTCAGAAATGTCCCGCTGTGTCCTAATCTCTCCGCTGTGCACACCAATACTGAAAAGTCCCGGATCGGTGGATTTCACTATATGATAGGACAGCCAGGCGTTCTGTCCGGAGTCCGCGTCCACCGCTATCACTTTGGACACCAGAGATCCTCCGTGTGCAGCTTTGGGGACAAGCTCAGTCATGAAGGAGTTGCCCTCCGGGGCGGGGTACAGTATCTGAGGAGAGTTGTCATTCACATCTGACATGAACACACTGACGGTCACGTTGCTGCTCAGCGGAGGAGAACCGTTGTCTCTGGCCATCACGTGGACTTTAAAACTCCTGAACTCTTCATAATCAAACGACCTCACAGCGTGGATCACCCCCGTGTCTCCATTAACAGATACATAGGAGGACACCGGGGCTCCGTTCACCTCACCAGCTAACAGAGAATAAATCACTGTACCGTTTTGTCTCCAGTCGGGGTCTCGAGCAGTAACGGAACATAAAGTGGAGCCAGGTTTGTTATTTTCACTCACATATGCGCTGTACGACTGTTCCTCAAACACGGGTGAGTTGTCGTTGATGTCTGCTACAGATAACTGAACAGTTTTATAGGAAGACAGAGGTGGAGAGCCCTCGTCACTGGCAGTGATCGTAACGTTGTATTCAGACACTAGTTCACGGTCCAGTTGACCTGTAGTCACCAGAGAATAATAGTTTTTAATAGAGGGTACTAACTTAAAGGGGGCGCCTTGCTGAATGGAGCAGCGCACATGTTTGTTATTCTCAGAGTCTCTGTCCTGCACATTAATGATGCCCACCTCTGTACCAGGTGACACATTCTCAGGTATGGGGttaaacagtgatttcagaTATATCACTGGTGTATTGTCATTTACATCAGTAACATCTATTATAACTTTGGCGTAAGAGGTTAGCCCTAAACCATCTTTAGCTTGTACTCTCAT
This window harbors:
- the LOC133985571 gene encoding protocadherin gamma-A11-like; the encoded protein is MMGDKGFSVFRAILCFVSFFVMLHIVHGDLSYSIPEEMKRDSVIGNIAKDLGLDLRTLSSRKARVDFEGSRKRYCDINLNTGDLITSERIDRESLCNKKPSCVVKVDLVLENPLELHRVTLHIQDINDNLPKFRENLIEMEIRESADKGNSFSIEEAHDADIGPNAVQRYNLQHNDNFVLAVDSNKVELVLEKTLDREKQKEIYLLLTALDGGSPQRSGTVVIHVTVLDANDNAPVFSQAVYKASLPENSSPDTTVIRVSATDADEGVNGDVTYQFGHISDEDFNVFSINPKTGEISVTGVIDFEDSSSFEMRVQAKDGLGLTSYAKVIIDVTDVNDNTPVIYLKSLFNPIPENVSPGTEVGIINVQDRDSENNKHVRCSIQQGAPFKLVPSIKNYYSLVTTGQLDRELVSEYNVTITASDEGSPPLSSYKTVQLSVADINDNSPVFEEQSYSAYVSENNKPGSTLCSVTARDPDWRQNGTVIYSLLAGEVNGAPVSSYVSVNGDTGVIHAVRSFDYEEFRSFKVHVMARDNGSPPLSSNVTVSVFMSDVNDNSPQILYPAPEGNSFMTELVPKAAHGGSLVSKVIAVDADSGQNAWLSYHIVKSTDPGLFSIGVHSGEIRTQRDISESDSMKQNLIVAVKDNGQPSLSVTCSMYLLISDNLAEVPELKDISYDEKNSKLTSYLIIALVSVSTFFLTFIIIILGVRFCRRRKPRLLFDGAVAIPSAYLPPNYADVDPTGTLRSTYNYDAYLTTGSRTSDFKFVSSYNDNTLPADQTLRKSPSDFADVFGASDESPEVGHSHFHNYPLMLIVKLQ